GTTGCGGCAGGAATTGGAACGGTTGCGGCTGCCTGTTTGCCTTTGGATGGAGGAGTACACGCTTCAGGACACCGCGCCGCGAAAATCCCGGATCCAGTTTCATGAGCAGGGCTACCACAAGGACGTCGGGGCGCTCTCTGCCCGCCATTTGCTGGACCTGGGGCATTCGCGATTCGCCTACATCTCCCCCTGGCATACCAGTCGGTGGTCGAAAAATCGATTCCAAGGCATCGAAGAGGAAGTTCAGCGGCAAGGAGGGCGAGTGGACGCGTTCTGCTTGGAGGGAATCTCCGTATGGGATCGGCTGGCACCAGCCTATTGTGATCGGCGCATCGGCTCTTCCTTTCCCCATGCGCTTCTGGGGAGACTGGTCGAAGGATCGAGCACCCCCATCCGCGAAGCCACGATCCACGAGTTGGGGATGAACCGGACCCGCAAGGACATGATTCCTCTGCTGGAAAGGGCATTGGAAAGCGGGGCCACGGCTTGGATCGCGGCCAACGACGTCTGCGCTCTCCAGGCTTTGTCCTGGCTCCACGACAAGGGAGTGAAGGTTCCGTGTGATGTTTCCCTCGCAGGCTTCGACGACACGTCGGAAGCCCTTCGCGCCGACCTCACCAGCTACCGATTCGCCTCGGACTCCATGGCCCGCGCGATGATCCGCCAAATTTTGTCATCGTCGCGCAAGCCGTCCGTGATGCGCCACGAAGGCGTCGTCGTCGCTCGGGGATCCACCGCTATTCTTCGATGAATCTTAGACCCCCTGCCCCGCTGTTTTTGGCGCAGCGCCTCAGCGGTCGTTCAGGACCTGGACCGTTCCCTCGTGGGAGCGAAGCCAGTAGAGCCCCAAAGGCAGACCCGCGCGCGCGCGATCCCAACCGGCCTGCAGCGATGTCCCGAACGGGAATCGGGCCAGGAGCGCTCCATGGACATCGTAGACGGTGACGCTTTGGTTCGTGCTGGCCTGCTGGAGGCGGGAAGAAGGAGCCACGGACGAGAGCTGCTTGCGCAGGAGAGGCATCATGGTTTGGGCGTAGCGCTTGCCCAGGGTGCGATACGATGGCGCATCGAAGTGGACGTTCTGGCCGTCGGCGGTGGTGGTGGTGAGCCCCTGCGCCGACACGACCTTGGCGGTGGGAATGGTGTTGGGCAGGGCATCGATCAGAGTGTTGGCGCCCTTCGAACTCCCTGTGGGAGCGACCTCGCCCGCCAGGAGAGGCGTGTTCGCCGCCGTCAGCCCCAAATCGCTCAACATCTTTTCGTAGATCTTTTTCACCTGACTCGCCCACGTGTTGTCGCCGGTGTTGGACTCGCCCTGGTGGAGCAGGATGCCGCGAATGACTCCGCGTTCCTGGGCCTTCTTGGCGACCGTCACCAATCGTCCGTACGGATTGCCATCGTAGTTGGCCGCGTACTGTTGCATCCAACTGGCTTGGCTGGCGTAGTAGGCCTTGTACTTGTCCAGATCGAATCCTTCGATCTTGGTGCCGCCCACCGCCACCACCACCAATCCAACGGTGTCGGTGGAGGCGAGGCTGTCGGCCATGGTCCGGCCGAACCAGTCCACCACCGATATTTTGGTGTCGCAGCGGACGATCGGAGCGATCGCCGGGGTCCATGTTCCCTGCGTCAGGGAGCGACCGCTGCCGTTGCAGGTCACGGCGGCCAGCTCCAAAAAGCGCGGATTCACCACCTTGTCCTGCGCCTCCGGATTGTTGACCGCACCCTCCATGTTCGACTGGCCGAAGGCGACGAAGACATGGAATTTCGGATTCGGGGCGGCGAAAGCGCCTCCGGCGGCCAACAAAACCAAAGTGGAAAGGCTGCCCGAGAAAGATCGATTGATGCTCATGTGATCATCCATTCAGAGCGAAGGAATCGGCCGTGGCTGTATTCTATCCTCAATAGCCTCGGATGCGCCCCCACGCTGGCTGTTCGCAGGGAAAAGGGGGACATGTTGACACCGGGGCAAAGGTCGGATCGATCGTGCCACTTCGATGCGGGTTTCGCTGCGAAATGATTGCCGAATATTGTCAAATTTACAACGACACGAGACAACAATCCTGTCCCGCAATTCCATTGAAGAGTAAC
This DNA window, taken from Fibrobacterota bacterium, encodes the following:
- a CDS encoding substrate-binding domain-containing protein, with protein sequence MIIVSLVPKYHDLASLLAKQLTAFPEGRLPTVRELADAHATSTKTIAKALDLLRRDGLIESRPGSGLWRAGRVPASTSAKAKINAFDFADRLCEEIRQGLHPWSANLPSIKEFATRWKCHPQTASKALDTAVRTGLVERYGRRHRPVRPRTQRKVTSPTLLCIGAADPAGLFRMDTDRESDFWRDLGSQAAHAGLSLVRRPWNGERILLDPSNVGVVASTWHCQEPVELRQELERLRLPVCLWMEEYTLQDTAPRKSRIQFHEQGYHKDVGALSARHLLDLGHSRFAYISPWHTSRWSKNRFQGIEEEVQRQGGRVDAFCLEGISVWDRLAPAYCDRRIGSSFPHALLGRLVEGSSTPIREATIHELGMNRTRKDMIPLLERALESGATAWIAANDVCALQALSWLHDKGVKVPCDVSLAGFDDTSEALRADLTSYRFASDSMARAMIRQILSSSRKPSVMRHEGVVVARGSTAILR
- a CDS encoding sialate O-acetylesterase; this encodes MSINRSFSGSLSTLVLLAAGGAFAAPNPKFHVFVAFGQSNMEGAVNNPEAQDKVVNPRFLELAAVTCNGSGRSLTQGTWTPAIAPIVRCDTKISVVDWFGRTMADSLASTDTVGLVVVAVGGTKIEGFDLDKYKAYYASQASWMQQYAANYDGNPYGRLVTVAKKAQERGVIRGILLHQGESNTGDNTWASQVKKIYEKMLSDLGLTAANTPLLAGEVAPTGSSKGANTLIDALPNTIPTAKVVSAQGLTTTTADGQNVHFDAPSYRTLGKRYAQTMMPLLRKQLSSVAPSSRLQQASTNQSVTVYDVHGALLARFPFGTSLQAGWDRARAGLPLGLYWLRSHEGTVQVLNDR